From a region of the uncultured Desulfatiglans sp. genome:
- a CDS encoding Putative lipoprotein (modular protein) (Evidence 3 : Putative function from multiple computational evidences): protein MKVKHVVYSLLFASLVLLVPAGNSSAQNPTPLKVVLVFDIGGRGDGGFNDAAHRGLEKAVAELGVEAVYVDQERRLERDHAVDAAAASDADLIIGVGFAFSEKLHQLALKFPRKTFVCVDYSMRRDDKGRPLPLPPNLAGLAFREEEGSYLVGAIAALTSKTGTIGFIGGMDNPIIRRFQAGYLAGARAGRPDIRVLSKYAGITGAAFDDPEKGYQIARRMYREGADIIYHASGGTGAGLFRAAKETKRLAIGVDVDQSAQAPGLVLTSMLKHIDVAVFESVKARAEGRFSGGLKTFGLKEKGVGFVYNDQNRNLIPPEAYHTALSLQQRIVTGELEVPASTDERLLLSREELQELLVRLHSEVTGALERLDGDLTQSAKALAGKDLTGDVARAMLRKLYADNPYIIDCETVNPEGIMVAVEPPEHRASEGSDISAQAHMVRLFKTREPVLSDSFRSVEGPQAAVIHHPVFASDQRFVGSISALFAPEYLLSGIIGPVSSNLPVDIFLMQTDGLIIYDVDAEQIGRNLFTDALYQPFPELVALGGKIASTPEGEGVYSFYLKEGKIPVKKTIFWRTVDLHGTAWRIAIACAQQHMENP, encoded by the coding sequence ATGAAAGTGAAACACGTGGTCTATTCTTTGTTGTTTGCCTCGTTGGTCCTTCTTGTTCCGGCGGGGAATTCGTCCGCCCAGAACCCGACCCCTTTGAAGGTCGTGCTCGTCTTCGATATCGGTGGAAGAGGCGACGGAGGATTCAACGATGCCGCCCACAGAGGCCTCGAAAAAGCGGTTGCCGAACTGGGGGTCGAGGCCGTGTACGTGGATCAGGAGCGGAGGCTGGAGCGCGACCATGCCGTCGATGCGGCCGCGGCTTCCGATGCGGATCTGATCATCGGCGTCGGCTTCGCCTTCTCGGAGAAGTTGCATCAGCTCGCCCTGAAATTCCCCCGCAAAACATTCGTCTGTGTAGACTACAGCATGAGGCGCGACGACAAGGGGCGCCCCTTGCCGCTGCCTCCCAATCTGGCCGGGCTTGCCTTCAGGGAGGAGGAAGGCTCATATCTCGTCGGGGCTATCGCGGCCCTCACGAGCAAGACCGGGACCATCGGTTTTATCGGCGGGATGGATAACCCGATCATCCGGAGATTCCAGGCAGGGTACCTGGCCGGCGCACGCGCCGGGCGGCCGGATATCCGCGTGCTGTCGAAATATGCCGGGATAACCGGTGCAGCCTTCGACGATCCCGAGAAAGGATACCAGATCGCCCGCCGCATGTACCGGGAAGGGGCGGACATCATCTACCACGCATCGGGCGGCACAGGTGCCGGACTTTTCCGGGCGGCGAAGGAAACCAAGCGGCTGGCGATCGGTGTAGACGTCGATCAGAGCGCTCAGGCGCCCGGTCTGGTGTTGACCAGCATGCTCAAACACATCGATGTCGCGGTGTTCGAAAGCGTCAAGGCCCGCGCGGAAGGGCGTTTCTCCGGAGGGCTCAAGACCTTCGGACTGAAGGAGAAAGGCGTTGGATTTGTTTATAACGACCAGAACCGGAACCTAATTCCCCCCGAGGCCTATCACACCGCTCTCTCCCTGCAGCAAAGAATCGTCACGGGTGAGTTGGAGGTTCCCGCCTCGACCGATGAAAGACTGCTCCTGTCCCGGGAAGAGCTTCAGGAACTCCTGGTGCGGTTGCACTCGGAGGTGACGGGCGCGTTGGAAAGACTCGACGGTGATCTGACGCAGAGCGCAAAGGCGCTTGCCGGAAAGGACCTGACAGGTGATGTTGCCCGGGCCATGCTTCGAAAGCTCTACGCCGACAACCCTTACATCATCGACTGCGAAACAGTCAACCCTGAAGGGATCATGGTGGCCGTCGAACCCCCGGAGCACAGGGCATCCGAGGGCAGCGACATCAGCGCTCAGGCCCACATGGTTAGACTGTTCAAGACGCGCGAACCGGTCTTGAGCGATTCATTCCGCTCCGTCGAAGGCCCACAGGCGGCTGTCATTCACCATCCCGTATTTGCTTCCGACCAACGGTTCGTAGGTTCCATCTCGGCGCTTTTTGCGCCGGAATACCTCTTGTCCGGCATCATCGGACCGGTCTCTTCCAACCTGCCGGTCGACATCTTCCTGATGCAGACCGACGGTCTGATTATCTACGATGTGGATGCGGAACAAATCGGACGGAACCTCTTTACGGATGCCCTGTACCAGCCCTTTCCCGAACTCGTTGCGCTGGGTGGAAAAATCGCTTCCACCCCTGAAGGTGAGGGTGTTTACAGCTTTTATCTGAAAGAAGGAAAAATCCCCGTAAAAAAGACGATTTTCTGGCGGACCGTCGACCTGCACGGCACCGCCTGGCGCATTGCCATCGCCTGCGCGCAACAGCATATGGAAAATCCGTAA
- a CDS encoding putative Extracellular solute-binding protein family 5 (Evidence 3 : Putative function from multiple computational evidences) has protein sequence MNKSILFSVVACMLLTSLPSVTGAAASGKIVIARGVDVTSLDPQKAISSVDLNYCSTVFDGLLRRRGKDELSPNLAESYRTIDPTTWEFKIRQGVFFHNGDPLTAADVVFSFKRAKDSSNPFNTFFAGLREVVAIDPFTVRIVTAKPDPVVPKRMAFAAYIVPEKYIREKGDAYFAEHPVGTGRYRFVRREPGQFVELEANDRYWGSNPAKIKSLVLRSIPDPNMRMEALIKGDIHIAAGVPPHAVSDLRKQPGIDVVSGPSGRVIFVGFNLLKAESGPVSDRRVRQAISHAIDRNALIRDGLLGAGEPLNTPLVTHAFGYDAFVEPHAFDLKRARDLLAEAGYPEGFDVVLATPSGRYIRDRQVASAIADMLGKVGIRVHVKVYEWAEYMQIFKNRRAESLYLLGWGNTIFDADGILVPLFSSKSSISYYSNAELDTLLEAARFEMDQEKRKALYLQSLLLIREDVPGIFLYEQIESYGVSRNVLNFSPLHGSERKDGDLLGLEEVDTLEDMLEMKDR, from the coding sequence ATGAATAAATCGATCTTGTTTTCTGTGGTTGCGTGCATGCTTCTGACAAGTTTACCCAGCGTCACAGGTGCGGCGGCAAGTGGTAAGATCGTGATCGCCCGGGGTGTCGACGTGACGAGTCTGGATCCCCAGAAAGCGATTTCATCTGTGGATCTAAACTATTGTTCCACTGTTTTCGACGGTCTCTTGAGAAGAAGGGGAAAAGATGAACTTTCACCCAACCTTGCCGAAAGCTATCGAACTATTGATCCGACAACCTGGGAATTCAAGATCCGGCAGGGCGTCTTTTTCCATAATGGGGACCCGTTGACGGCTGCTGACGTCGTTTTCAGCTTCAAGAGGGCAAAAGATTCAAGCAACCCTTTCAATACGTTTTTCGCTGGCCTGAGAGAGGTTGTGGCGATCGATCCCTTTACGGTTCGTATCGTTACAGCGAAGCCTGATCCGGTTGTGCCGAAGCGCATGGCTTTTGCTGCCTACATTGTCCCTGAAAAATATATCCGCGAAAAGGGGGACGCTTATTTTGCGGAACACCCTGTGGGGACGGGGCGCTACAGATTCGTCCGCCGGGAGCCGGGTCAGTTCGTAGAACTGGAGGCAAACGACCGCTATTGGGGGTCGAATCCGGCAAAGATCAAGAGTCTGGTTCTCAGATCGATACCTGACCCCAATATGCGCATGGAGGCCTTGATAAAGGGGGATATCCATATCGCTGCGGGCGTCCCGCCTCATGCAGTATCCGATCTTCGGAAGCAGCCCGGCATCGATGTGGTCTCGGGTCCAAGCGGCAGGGTCATATTTGTCGGATTCAATCTCCTGAAAGCGGAAAGCGGTCCCGTTTCAGACCGCCGTGTACGCCAAGCGATCAGTCATGCCATAGACCGTAATGCACTGATCAGGGACGGGCTTCTGGGTGCTGGTGAACCCTTGAACACACCCCTCGTTACGCATGCCTTTGGTTATGATGCTTTTGTGGAGCCGCATGCTTTCGACCTCAAAAGAGCGAGAGACCTTCTGGCGGAGGCGGGATATCCGGAGGGGTTTGACGTTGTGCTGGCCACGCCCTCCGGGCGATACATCCGCGACCGGCAGGTCGCTTCGGCGATTGCCGACATGCTGGGTAAGGTCGGAATCCGGGTCCACGTCAAGGTGTATGAATGGGCCGAGTATATGCAGATTTTCAAGAACCGCCGAGCGGAGTCTTTGTATCTCCTCGGATGGGGCAATACGATTTTCGACGCGGACGGCATTCTGGTTCCGCTCTTTTCGTCGAAATCTTCCATTTCCTATTATTCCAATGCGGAATTGGACACGCTGCTCGAGGCCGCACGCTTTGAAATGGATCAGGAGAAAAGGAAGGCTCTTTACCTTCAGAGCCTTCTTTTGATCCGTGAGGATGTCCCGGGAATCTTCCTCTACGAGCAGATCGAGTCCTATGGAGTCAGCAGAAATGTGCTCAATTTTTCGCCCTTGCACGGCAGTGAGCGAAAAGACGGCGATCTGCTCGGATTGGAAGAGGTCGACACGCTGGAGGACATGCTGGAAATGAAAGATAGATAG
- a CDS encoding hypothetical protein (Evidence 5 : Unknown function) has translation MVFLTNLGANLPVCLCGGLQPASVQTLDRLDIRPKSSFPNWQLCPNENSPDGSNYLTAYVVTIK, from the coding sequence ATGGTCTTTTTGACCAATCTCGGCGCCAATCTGCCCGTTTGCCTGTGCGGCGGCCTGCAGCCCGCCTCAGTACAAACGCTTGATCGCCTTGATATTCGCCCAAAATCCTCATTTCCGAATTGGCAACTGTGCCCTAACGAAAACTCACCGGATGGATCTAACTATCTGACAGCATATGTTGTGACTATAAAGTAA
- a CDS encoding conserved exported hypothetical protein (Evidence 4 : Unknown function but conserved in other organisms), whose translation MKGVHRMGLGGRSGSVAVLAGIVIAVMIGLITGPAAAEDLKGSLAQMPVYAESPKKGVLVDLVKAMVQASGKDITFQVVPFNRSMHDVADGKVDFHMPLIKPENLDEAALDYAYSTETIFHVNFILYTNKNKPVDKNKLSEYSIETDLAHVNYFDFPIKGSAKLDSSLKKVDAGRIDGFIFADFASDPIVKKEQLNNLRRELYHTFDVKIVLPKGEKGKATDHFLTQTITAMRADGSFDRIMSPIDQPYDDWQP comes from the coding sequence ATGAAGGGAGTCCACAGAATGGGTCTCGGAGGCAGAAGTGGTTCGGTTGCAGTGCTGGCAGGCATTGTGATAGCGGTTATGATCGGTCTCATCACCGGTCCTGCCGCTGCAGAGGATTTGAAGGGGAGTTTGGCACAAATGCCGGTCTATGCCGAGAGCCCGAAGAAAGGGGTTCTTGTGGACCTGGTGAAGGCTATGGTTCAGGCATCCGGTAAGGATATTACTTTCCAGGTAGTCCCATTCAACCGGTCGATGCATGATGTTGCGGACGGGAAGGTGGATTTTCACATGCCGCTCATTAAGCCGGAAAATCTGGATGAAGCCGCCTTGGACTACGCCTATTCAACGGAAACCATCTTTCATGTCAATTTCATCCTGTATACCAACAAAAACAAGCCCGTGGACAAAAATAAACTCAGCGAATACTCGATCGAAACCGATTTGGCCCATGTGAACTACTTCGATTTCCCGATAAAGGGATCCGCCAAGCTGGACAGCAGCCTCAAAAAAGTGGACGCGGGCAGAATCGACGGATTCATTTTCGCTGATTTCGCCTCCGATCCCATTGTGAAAAAGGAACAGCTGAACAACCTTCGTAGAGAATTATACCACACCTTCGATGTCAAAATTGTGCTCCCGAAAGGAGAAAAAGGGAAGGCAACTGACCATTTTCTGACCCAGACGATCACCGCGATGAGAGCCGATGGTTCGTTCGACAGAATCATGTCGCCCATTGATCAGCCGTACGATGACTGGCAGCCGTAA
- a CDS encoding Predicted methyl-accepting chemotaxis sensory transducer, giving the protein MNKRFSLKLRLTLPTLLTALLIVGGIVAFLSTVMMRTTKEEALSKAYEMAHRYGNEIDAELEVAMDAARSLGQSFQALKKSGHTDREMLNLILKENLEGNPDFLGVWTCWEPNALDGKDAEYVNAPLHDSTGRFIPYYNRGSSRVEGEALLDYEKPGAGDYYLLARNSGREVITEPYLYKVGGKEILVTRAAVPIEHANRVVGVVGVDLPLSKLQSLIENLHPYGSGVSAVFANRGTIAAHFDPSRLGKQMRDTEADMCDEHLMPFAEAVQAGRDFIFSVYSKPLASDVYIQTVPLTIGRSTTPWGFAIGIPMKAVLAGPRSVMIMAIATGVIGLTLLSLFVIWTALGVANPINRISQKMGGAAQEVSSAATQLSSTSQSLAEGSSEQASSIEETSSSLEEMSSMTRQNADHASQADKLMHNAKTIVGEANESMSQLTGSMADISRSSEETFKIIKTIDEIAFQTNLLALNAAVEAARAGEAGAGFAVVADEVRNLAMRAAEAARNTSNIIEETVKKVKGGSDLVLKTNEAFKQVAQSAAKVGELVGEIAAASSEQAQGIEQINTAVAEMDKVTQRNAAGAEESASAAEQMNAQAVELKSMVLDLTALVQGTRNGKGSADSFHAADAYAPKRKPQLPSLHNKPHHRKALPAQTEIRPEKLIPLDSDDLKDF; this is encoded by the coding sequence ATGAACAAGCGATTCTCTTTAAAACTGCGCCTGACACTGCCTACGCTCCTGACCGCGCTGTTGATCGTCGGGGGTATCGTGGCGTTTCTTTCTACCGTTATGATGCGCACTACCAAGGAAGAAGCCCTGAGCAAGGCCTATGAAATGGCCCACCGTTATGGAAACGAGATCGATGCCGAGCTCGAGGTGGCGATGGATGCAGCCCGAAGCCTTGGCCAGAGCTTCCAGGCCCTGAAGAAAAGCGGGCACACCGACCGTGAGATGCTGAACCTCATCCTGAAGGAGAACCTTGAAGGGAACCCGGATTTTCTGGGGGTTTGGACCTGCTGGGAGCCGAATGCTCTGGACGGCAAGGATGCCGAATACGTGAACGCCCCTCTTCATGACAGCACCGGCCGTTTCATCCCCTATTACAACCGCGGCTCCAGCAGGGTCGAGGGTGAAGCGCTTCTGGATTATGAAAAACCGGGGGCCGGCGATTATTATTTGCTTGCACGAAATTCAGGCCGAGAAGTGATCACTGAACCGTACCTATACAAGGTTGGGGGCAAGGAAATACTCGTAACCAGGGCGGCAGTCCCCATCGAACATGCGAACCGCGTAGTCGGAGTCGTGGGAGTGGACCTGCCCTTGTCCAAGCTGCAGTCCCTCATTGAGAACCTTCATCCTTACGGTTCAGGCGTAAGCGCTGTTTTCGCCAACCGGGGAACGATCGCCGCTCACTTCGACCCGTCCCGACTTGGCAAGCAGATGAGGGACACCGAGGCCGATATGTGCGATGAACATCTGATGCCCTTCGCGGAGGCGGTTCAGGCCGGCCGCGATTTTATCTTTTCCGTTTATTCAAAGCCTCTCGCAAGCGATGTCTATATCCAAACGGTACCGCTTACCATCGGCCGGAGCACCACACCCTGGGGCTTCGCGATCGGAATCCCCATGAAGGCTGTTCTTGCAGGGCCGCGCAGCGTCATGATCATGGCCATCGCAACTGGTGTGATCGGACTTACCCTGCTTAGCCTCTTTGTCATCTGGACGGCGCTCGGGGTCGCGAACCCCATCAATCGCATCAGTCAAAAGATGGGCGGTGCGGCTCAGGAAGTCTCCTCCGCCGCGACCCAGCTTTCTTCCACCAGTCAATCGCTTGCGGAGGGTTCGAGCGAACAGGCGTCCTCTATCGAAGAGACATCCTCCTCGCTTGAAGAGATGTCTTCGATGACCCGTCAAAACGCCGACCACGCCTCCCAGGCCGACAAGCTTATGCACAACGCCAAAACGATCGTTGGGGAAGCCAACGAGTCAATGTCGCAGCTGACTGGCAGCATGGCGGATATCTCCCGGTCGAGTGAAGAGACCTTCAAGATCATCAAAACGATCGACGAAATCGCTTTCCAGACGAATCTTCTCGCACTGAACGCTGCTGTAGAAGCAGCGCGAGCAGGGGAAGCGGGAGCGGGGTTCGCCGTTGTTGCCGACGAGGTGCGCAACCTCGCCATGCGTGCCGCTGAAGCGGCCCGAAATACCTCGAACATCATCGAGGAAACCGTCAAGAAAGTGAAAGGCGGGTCGGACCTGGTCCTCAAAACCAACGAGGCCTTCAAGCAGGTCGCCCAAAGCGCGGCGAAGGTCGGGGAACTGGTCGGGGAAATCGCCGCGGCCTCTTCCGAGCAGGCCCAGGGCATCGAGCAGATCAATACGGCGGTCGCCGAGATGGACAAGGTTACCCAGCGAAACGCCGCCGGCGCCGAAGAGTCCGCGTCAGCCGCAGAGCAGATGAACGCTCAGGCGGTGGAATTGAAAAGCATGGTCCTCGATTTGACCGCTCTCGTACAAGGAACGCGCAATGGCAAAGGATCTGCGGACAGTTTTCATGCCGCCGATGCCTACGCACCGAAACGCAAGCCGCAGTTGCCCTCTCTGCACAA
- a CDS encoding hypothetical protein (Evidence 5 : Unknown function), translating to MAASASGVLEGVPEASAYFLLKSFLDHPIMTYARGDAIRFAQMFALPEEPGAESWRAGVTRVAKPKGME from the coding sequence GTGGCCGCTTCGGCTTCCGGGGTCCTCGAGGGTGTCCCTGAGGCATCGGCCTATTTTCTTCTAAAGTCTTTTCTCGATCATCCGATTATGACCTATGCGAGGGGAGACGCAATCCGGTTTGCCCAAATGTTTGCTTTGCCTGAAGAACCAGGTGCTGAAAGCTGGAGGGCGGGTGTTACAAGAGTGGCAAAGCCCAAAGGCATGGAATAA
- a CDS encoding conserved hypothetical protein (Evidence 4 : Unknown function but conserved in other organisms), producing MSAHFVDRKGPPPGLSSFTKIRLGWISSEQVVRVNPGETQRVVLAPLAGKGGILAVKVPLEGGRYYLVENRQPIHYDKVLPDCGMLVIQVDPDAEEGSGTAKIMDADPSTPYLQHATYRPELKNRSAFIDKTHGVAIVALGYEGKNLSVLITSPEKIGMN from the coding sequence ATGTCGGCGCATTTCGTCGACCGGAAGGGGCCTCCGCCGGGGCTGTCTTCCTTCACAAAGATCAGACTGGGCTGGATATCGTCCGAACAGGTCGTTCGCGTAAACCCGGGGGAGACTCAGAGAGTCGTATTGGCGCCTCTTGCCGGGAAAGGAGGGATCCTGGCTGTCAAGGTGCCCCTTGAGGGGGGTCGATATTATCTGGTGGAAAACCGGCAGCCCATCCATTATGACAAGGTGCTGCCCGATTGCGGAATGCTGGTCATACAGGTCGACCCTGATGCCGAGGAGGGGAGCGGAACGGCGAAGATCATGGATGCGGATCCGTCCACACCTTATTTGCAGCATGCCACCTACAGGCCCGAGTTGAAAAACAGAAGCGCCTTCATCGACAAAACCCATGGCGTGGCCATTGTGGCCCTTGGATATGAGGGGAAAAACCTGTCCGTCTTGATAACGTCTCCTGAGAAGATAGGCATGAATTGA
- a CDS encoding conserved exported hypothetical protein (Evidence 4 : Unknown function but conserved in other organisms), whose product MMRTVMSRYGLGVLFCVLFFSGCRGAPVAGPAEGSSGVAVGGADLGPQSNSAKGEQRVLMLAVRFKDVAPECNLNHIKERATNRLNDYVKAQSYGQAWIKPHFEGWIPLPDDLSEYRVSPDNFQVDRGRVRKLIEDAMTAVEARIDFSQYDHMLVIPGAFTLPGKGYGMICYCANPGMLTGVRRNTAFVTLRAQGGATFSGGVFVAAENAHLGMFAHDLFHALGGVQHGKRLVP is encoded by the coding sequence GTGATGCGGACAGTCATGTCCCGATACGGTTTAGGCGTTCTGTTCTGTGTGCTCTTCTTTTCCGGCTGCAGGGGGGCCCCGGTCGCCGGACCGGCGGAGGGTTCTTCCGGGGTGGCGGTTGGAGGCGCCGATCTCGGGCCGCAATCCAACAGCGCAAAAGGGGAGCAGCGGGTGCTCATGCTGGCGGTCCGCTTCAAAGATGTGGCGCCCGAATGCAATTTAAATCATATCAAGGAAAGGGCCACCAACCGACTGAACGATTATGTAAAGGCCCAATCCTACGGACAGGCTTGGATTAAACCTCATTTCGAGGGATGGATTCCCCTGCCCGACGACCTTTCGGAATACCGCGTGAGTCCGGATAACTTTCAGGTGGATCGGGGCAGGGTCAGAAAATTGATCGAAGATGCCATGACGGCGGTCGAAGCACGGATCGATTTCTCACAATACGATCATATGCTCGTCATTCCCGGGGCCTTCACCCTGCCCGGCAAGGGCTACGGCATGATCTGCTACTGCGCCAACCCCGGGATGTTGACCGGCGTGAGGAGAAATACCGCATTCGTGACGCTCCGGGCCCAGGGCGGGGCGACCTTTTCGGGAGGGGTGTTCGTCGCCGCTGAAAACGCCCATCTGGGGATGTTCGCCCATGATCTCTTTCATGCCTTGGGAGGTGTGCAGCACGGCAAGCGGCTGGTGCCTTGA
- a CDS encoding hypothetical protein (Evidence 5 : Unknown function), whose protein sequence is MGDGQSKKSRFGISFKTSLVSGSTVLVLLLISSAVFLHLESGLVSFLIDRHIESVSETIDQQAANQKNALSESMKVNAEILAGISATFLYNFDEEGIAKTLMPYMKLPGISAIQVVDHKERPFAALWRGSGVMSGQSLPAELKVDPTLSWGADAAFEKEGVGHVRIFFTDALLNELIQQSREKMKVDITAFREAADKGYDHALIEQAAVIVGVLIALIIVITVCLRMVAVKPLNRIIGGLQGGAAQVAAASNQIASASQSLALGASQQASSIEETSATLEEISSMTHQNAQNAQVVNEIMREEAAENFKRIQEQMKLMKSAIASTVESSRETAKIIKTIDEIAFQTNLLALNAAVEAARAGEAGAGFAVVADEVRSLAIRAAEAAKTTSELIEKAGVRINETKNLSDQVMEVMDQNNAITQKITVLVGEIAGASQEQAQGIEQVNRAATQMEKITQDSAAGAEESASASQEMSAQAAEMLSYVEELALIVSGAARQAGGLVLSTAAAAPRISERGKRGWLLRLLPQKGSPVNGRNVLAQHPLTEGGRS, encoded by the coding sequence ATGGGCGATGGACAATCGAAAAAATCGAGATTCGGCATTTCCTTCAAGACCTCTCTCGTGAGCGGCAGCACGGTGCTCGTCCTGCTGCTGATCAGCAGCGCCGTTTTCCTTCATCTGGAATCCGGATTGGTCTCCTTCCTGATCGATCGGCACATAGAAAGCGTTTCGGAGACCATCGATCAGCAGGCGGCCAACCAGAAAAACGCCCTCAGCGAAAGCATGAAGGTCAACGCGGAGATTCTGGCAGGTATCTCTGCTACGTTCCTTTACAATTTTGATGAGGAGGGGATTGCGAAAACCCTGATGCCTTATATGAAGCTTCCAGGGATCAGCGCAATCCAGGTCGTCGATCACAAGGAGAGGCCCTTTGCTGCGTTGTGGAGAGGCTCCGGCGTAATGTCGGGGCAGTCCCTGCCGGCGGAGTTGAAGGTGGATCCGACACTTTCATGGGGTGCCGACGCCGCTTTCGAAAAAGAAGGGGTTGGGCATGTTCGGATTTTCTTCACCGATGCGCTGCTCAACGAGCTGATCCAGCAGAGCAGGGAAAAAATGAAAGTCGATATCACCGCTTTCCGCGAAGCAGCGGACAAGGGATATGACCATGCCCTCATCGAGCAGGCCGCAGTGATCGTAGGAGTGTTGATTGCATTGATCATCGTGATCACAGTTTGCCTCAGAATGGTTGCCGTAAAACCCCTGAACCGCATCATCGGCGGATTGCAGGGAGGGGCGGCGCAGGTGGCCGCTGCCTCGAATCAGATCGCTTCAGCCAGCCAGTCCCTTGCTCTAGGGGCATCCCAGCAAGCCTCCAGCATCGAAGAAACGAGCGCCACGCTGGAGGAGATCTCCTCGATGACCCATCAGAATGCGCAGAATGCTCAGGTTGTCAACGAAATCATGCGTGAGGAGGCAGCAGAAAATTTCAAGAGGATCCAAGAACAGATGAAGCTGATGAAGTCCGCCATCGCGTCCACCGTGGAATCAAGCCGAGAAACCGCGAAAATTATCAAAACGATCGATGAAATTGCCTTTCAGACCAATCTGCTGGCGCTCAATGCCGCGGTGGAAGCCGCCCGGGCGGGCGAGGCCGGCGCAGGCTTCGCGGTGGTTGCGGATGAGGTAAGGAGCCTGGCGATCCGAGCCGCAGAAGCAGCGAAGACAACCAGTGAGCTGATCGAAAAGGCCGGGGTACGAATCAACGAAACCAAGAACCTGAGCGACCAGGTTATGGAGGTTATGGATCAGAACAATGCGATTACCCAGAAAATTACGGTTCTGGTAGGGGAGATTGCCGGGGCTTCCCAGGAACAGGCCCAAGGAATCGAACAGGTGAACCGGGCGGCGACCCAGATGGAAAAGATCACGCAGGACAGTGCTGCAGGTGCCGAGGAGTCGGCCTCGGCTTCTCAGGAAATGAGCGCTCAGGCGGCTGAGATGCTGTCATATGTGGAAGAATTGGCTCTTATTGTGAGTGGGGCGGCGAGACAAGCCGGGGGTTTGGTCCTCAGCACGGCTGCAGCCGCTCCAAGGATCTCGGAAAGAGGAAAGAGGGGATGGCTTTTGAGATTATTGCCTCAAAAGGGATCCCCTGTGAATGGACGGAACGTATTGGCCCAACATCCACTAACAGAAGGAGGCAGATCATGA
- a CDS encoding conserved exported hypothetical protein (Evidence 4 : Unknown function but conserved in other organisms) — MKAFLGFVFVIACVAGCAGNRFENTQPEGVPGASRMGFLGEYYRHLTPGPPGGARMRWFKPGTDFHKYTRIMMDSVVFYYSEKSEDFGIDAVEMKDLTDIFNKEIVHALQKGYPIAAEPAPDVIRLKIAITNLEKSKPALSAVTTVIPAGMGVSLIRRGATGVWSGAGEISIEVLALDSVSNQVIGAAQDCRSAAFTERFTSLGMVQKAAKYWGDKVRHLMDIAQGRGGSAPPSNGGRSDG; from the coding sequence ATGAAGGCGTTTCTCGGATTTGTCTTCGTCATCGCCTGTGTGGCGGGGTGTGCAGGAAACCGCTTCGAAAACACCCAGCCGGAAGGGGTACCCGGCGCCTCCCGCATGGGTTTCCTAGGAGAGTATTATCGGCACCTGACGCCCGGTCCGCCGGGCGGGGCCAGGATGCGCTGGTTCAAACCGGGTACGGACTTCCATAAATACACGCGGATCATGATGGACAGCGTAGTCTTCTATTATTCTGAAAAATCGGAGGATTTCGGTATCGATGCGGTGGAGATGAAGGACCTGACGGACATCTTCAACAAGGAGATCGTCCATGCACTTCAAAAAGGGTACCCGATTGCAGCCGAACCCGCCCCCGACGTCATCCGGCTCAAAATCGCCATAACGAACCTCGAGAAGAGCAAGCCCGCTCTAAGCGCCGTCACCACGGTCATTCCTGCAGGGATGGGCGTGAGTCTCATAAGGAGAGGAGCCACGGGTGTCTGGAGTGGCGCGGGCGAGATATCCATCGAGGTATTGGCCCTCGATTCGGTCAGCAACCAGGTCATTGGCGCAGCGCAGGACTGCCGCTCTGCGGCCTTTACGGAAAGATTCACCTCCCTCGGAATGGTCCAGAAGGCTGCCAAATACTGGGGCGACAAAGTCCGACACCTGATGGACATCGCCCAGGGCAGGGGCGGATCTGCCCCACCTTCCAATGGCGGCCGTTCCGATGGGTGA
- a CDS encoding hypothetical protein (Evidence 5 : Unknown function) produces the protein MDRYGEIARVFSQCITLREKEIKPSVKKMGQTDLEKFEESE, from the coding sequence TTGGACCGTTACGGAGAAATAGCAAGGGTTTTTTCGCAATGTATAACCCTAAGGGAGAAGGAAATCAAACCATCTGTGAAGAAAATGGGTCAGACGGATCTTGAAAAATTCGAGGAAAGCGAGTAA